One Solanum pennellii chromosome 9, SPENNV200 DNA segment encodes these proteins:
- the LOC107031788 gene encoding 2-hydroxyisoflavanone dehydratase-like, whose translation MDSGDNEVVVDFPHLIRVYKNGRVERLFGSPIVPPSPEDPDTGVSSKDIDISPEIKARIYLPKLTNDQKLPILVYYHGGAFCLESAFSFLDHRYLNRVVAESNVIAVSVEYRLAPEHPLPVAYEDSWAALQWVGSHVESKPGFEKEPWLVNHGDFEKVLIGGDSAGGNIVHNITLRSGSETLNGGVKILGSLLCFPFFLTSTDFKEDSLPSKIWGFVNPSAENGVDDPNINPFVEKSQSLSTLGCSKIIVCVAEKDELRNIGIKYVVAVKNSEWKGEIELIDVEGEVHCFQIFDTETEKAKNLIKGLADFIKKCCV comes from the coding sequence ATGGATTCCGGCGATAACGAGGTGGTAGTCGATTTTCCTCATCTCATCCGTGTTTACAAAAACGGCCGAGTTGAGCGGTTGTTCGGTTCACCGATTGTTCCGCCTTCGCCGGAAGACCCTGACACCGGCGTCTCCTCAAAAGATATAGACATTTCGCCGGAGATCAAAGCTAGAATTTACCTCCCAAAACTCACAAACGATCAAAAACTcccaatcttagtctactaTCACGGCGGAGCATTCTGTCTCGAATCCGCCTTCTCTTTCCTCGACCACCGTTACCTTAACCGCGTAGTCGCCGAATCAAATGTCATCGCCGTTTCAGTTGAATACCGTCTTGCCCCGGAACACCCACTTCCGGTAGCGTACGAAGATTCATGGGCAGCACTTCAATGGGTCGGATCCCATGTTGAATCAAAACCCGGGTTCGAAAAGGAACCTTGGTTAGTTAACCATGGCGATTTCGAGAAGGTACTAATCGGAGGCGATAGTGCCGGAGGTAACATAGTTCATAATATCACTCTCAGATCTGGATCTGAAACCCTAAATGGTGGAGTCAAAATCCTGGGTTCATTACTCTGTTTTCCATTCTTTTTAACATCAACTGATTTTAAAGAAGACAGTTTACCCAGTAAGATTTGGGGGTTTGTAAACCCATCAGCTGAAAACGGAGTTGATGATCCAAACATTAACCCCTTTGTTGAAAAATCTCAAAGTTTATCAACATTAGGTTGTTCAAAGATTATAGTTTGTGTTGCAGAGAAAGATGAACTGAGAAATATTGGGATTAAGTATGTTGTAGCAGTGAAGAATAGTGAATGGAAAGGAGAAATTGAATTGATTGATGTTGAAGGTGAAGTTCATTGCTTTCAGATTTTTGATACTGAAACTGAAAAAGCCAAAAATCTGATTAAGGGATTGGCTGATTTTATCAAAAAGTGCTGTGTGTGA
- the LOC107029773 gene encoding 2-hydroxyisoflavanone dehydratase-like, with amino-acid sequence MTSDDNDQVVNEVKDYYRLYKSGRVERFYEVHGSFYVPPSPQIPSSGVFSKDVTISPHVSARLYLPENIPNSRKIPVLVYYHGGGLVIESAFFNRVHAYVNSLVSELNVVVVSVEYRLAPEVDVPTIYEDCWTALQWIASHADENSSSIDNNNDSWLTNFCDFSKVFVVGDSAGGNLVYHMTMRAGKEGLNNDMKITGSIFAYPYFLFPNVEIDEEGLANKIWGYICPPLECGVLSPIDSPLINPLSKKAPSLSRLGCSRILVCMGKKDDIIPLEIGVRFVEGVKESGWDGEVVYLEVDDGHAFQMYKPESDEAKRMMKCYADFIHR; translated from the coding sequence ATGACTTCCGATGATAATGATcaagtggtcaatgaagtgaaAGACTATTATCGACTCTATAAAAGTGGCCGTGTTGAGCGTTTCTACGAGGTGCACGGCTCCTTCTATGTACCACCATCGCCACAAATCCCATCAAGCGGCGTATTCTCCAAAGATGTCACTATCTCCCCCCACGTCTCTGCTAGACTCTACCTCCCGGAGAACATTCCTAATTCCCGAAAAATCCCCGTGTTAGTATATTACCACGGGGGCGGACTTGTCATAGAATCCGCCTTCTTCAACAGGGTGCATGCATACGTTAACTCTTTAGTTTCTGAATTAAACGTCGTTGTTGTTTCTGTAGAGTACCGATTAGCCCCAGAAGTTGATGTGCCAACAATTTACGAAGATTGTTGGACTGCACTTCAATGGATCGCTTCACATGCTGATGAAAATTCGTCTAgtattgataataataatgattcgTGGTTAAcgaatttttgtgattttagtAAAGTGTTTGTAGTAGGGGACAGTGCTGGTGGCAATTTAGTGTACCACATGACTATGAGGGCCGGCAAAGAAGGTTTGaataatgatatgaaaattACTGGATCAATTTTCGCGTATCCTTATTTCTTGTTCCCAAATGTTGAAATCGATGAAGAGGGTTTGGCTAATAAGATATGGGGATACATTTGTCCACCACTAGAGTGTGGGGTATTATCCCCGATTGATAGTCCATTGATTAACCCGCTTTCTAAAAAGGCTCCGTCTCTATCGAGGTTAGGTTGTTCGAGGATTTTGGTGTGTATGGGAAAAAAAGATGATATAATTCCTTTAGAGATTGGGGTTCGATTTGTTGAAGGTGTGAAGGAGAGCGGATGGGACGGAGAAGTGGTGTATCTTGAGGTTGATGACGGACATGCATTTCAGATGTATAAACCTGAATCTGATGAAGCTAAACGTATGATGAAGTGTTATGCTGATTTCATTCATCGCTAG
- the LOC107030642 gene encoding 2-hydroxyisoflavanone dehydratase-like produces MATSNDNNNEDFTQIDCWYRIYKDGRVQRLYDTNNLLTYVPPSLDDPQNNVSSKDVTISPHVSARLYLPKNTNSSTQKLPIFVYYHGGALVLGSAFFNGYQRYLNVLVSQSNAIAISVEYRLAPEHDVTTIYEDCWTALQWVASHANEKKFTSDNEDPWIKNYGDFSRLSIIGDSAGGNIVYHMAMRAGREGGINEKVAINGSIFVCPYFLVPIESIEQNVSYKNWIIISSPSEAGLHSPLINPLAENAPSLSLLGCSKMLLCFAEKDEYIPKEIGVRFVEGVKKSGWKGDLELIEVEGEGHCFQLANLESEKSQDLIKRFAAFIQH; encoded by the coding sequence ATGGCCACTTCTAATGACAACAACAATGAGGATTTCACTCAAATCGATTGTTGGTATAGAATCTATAAAGACGGTCGAGTCCAACGTTTATATGACACAAATAACTTATTAACGTATGTACCCCCATCACTTGACGATCCACAAAATAATGTCTCCTCTAAAGATGTTACAATTTCACCACACGTTTCTGCTAGACTTTACCTTCCTAAAAACACAAACAGTTCTACCCAAAAACTTCCCATTTTCGTGTATTACCATGGTGGTGCATTAGTTCTTGGATCCGCTTTCTTTAACGGGTATCAACGTTATCTCAATGTCTTAGTTTCTCAATCTAACGCAATCGCGATTTCAGTTGAGTATCGATTAGCCCCTGAACATGACGTTACCACAATTTACGAAGATTGTTGGACTGCACTTCAATGGGTCGCATCACAtgctaatgaaaaaaaattcactagTGATAACGAAGACCCGTGGATAAAAAATTACGGAGATTTTAGTAGATTGAGTATAATTGGAGACAGCGCTGGTGGGAATATAGTTTATCATATGGCAATGAGAGCAGGAAGAGAAGGTGGTATTAATGAAAAGGTAGCTATTAATGGTTCGATTTTTGTTTGTCCTTACTTTTTGGTTCCAATTGAGAGTATTGAACAAAATGTATCGTACAAGAATTGGATTATTATTAGCTCACCATCAGAAGCTGGACTACATAGTCCATTGATTAATCCACTTGCTGAGAATGCTCCTAGTTTGTCTCTGTTGGGTTGTTCTAAGATGTTGTTGTGTTTCGCGGAGAAAGATGAATATATTCCAAAAGAAATTGGGGTTCGATTCGTTGAAGGTGTAAAAAAAAGTGGTTGGAAAGGGGATTTGGAGTTGATTGAAGTTGAAGGTGAAGGTCATTGCTTTCAATTAGCTAATCTAGAAAGTGAAAAATCTCAAGATTTGATTAAGCGATTTGCTGCTTTCATCCagcattaa
- the LOC114078648 gene encoding uncharacterized protein LOC114078648 gives MVVLTEDEQRRYERFRKMDPPQFQGGKSEDAHEFLTTCRELLEVVGLAESHGVRYATLQLRGPARDWWRTYSGCLPVGSPPVTWEQFASAFQDRFIPWSVREESRLRFESLRQDGLSVTEYEARFCQLSRHALAIIPNETERIRRFVRGLTFSIRSAVFRTSREGTSFQSIVSAAKEAELMEREEFGDPKRARISGQFQGASSGGRGSQRVSGSFQQRGPIHASMPTFEGGQTSRGSYGPGQGSYGSQQRPTGRGNYSGFSGSTQKFPGQRFCFTCGDPDHLMRQCTSQRGRGGPRPNSSFQTRPPAPQGRGRGRVQSGRGDRVSSSGVAAQQSGGRGTTQDGGGRGGHCYAFPGRPEAETSDAVITELGPDLTFEEEPIAILDRQIRKLRTKEIASVKVQWKHRSVGEATWETESDMRARYPQLFEASGTFFYFMFEDENDF, from the exons ATGGTTGTTCTGACAGAGGATGAGCAGCGTAGGTATGAGAGATTTCGAAAGATGGACCCACCTCAGTTTCAGGGTGGGAAGAGCGAGGACgctcatgagtttctaactacctgccgagagttactagaggtggttggatTAGCTGAGTCACATGGGGTTAGATATGCTACACTCCAGCTTCGTGGACCAGCGAGAGACTGGTGGAGGACTTATTCGGGATGTTTGCCAGTTGGATCTCCtccagtgacttgggagcaGTTTGCTAGCGCATTCCAAGATCGTTTTATCCCATGGAGCGTGAGAGAGGAGAGTcgcttgaggtttgagagtctgAGACAGGATGGTTTATCGGTTACAGAGTATGAGGCGCGTTTTTGCCAGTTGTCTAGGCATGCGTTGGCCATTATTCCAAATGAGACAGAGAGGATCCGCAGATTTGTGAGGGGATTGACTTTCTCTATCAGGTCAGCTGTGTTTCGGACATCTAGGGAGGGGACTTCTTTCCAGTCCATTGTGAGCGCCGCCAAAGAGGCGGAATtgatggagagagaggagtttggggacCCTAAAAGAGCTCGTATATCAGGTCAGTTTCAGGGTGCCTCATCTGGAGGTAGGGGATCACAGAGAGTGAGTGGTTCTTTTCAGCAGCGGGGACCTATTCATGCATCTATGCCGACATTTGAGGGTGGCCAGACATCTAGGGGTTCTTATGGCCCAGGTCAGGGCTCGTACGGTTCACAGCAGCGACCTACAGGGCGAGGCAATTATAGTGGGTTTTCAGGGTCCACACAGAAGTTCCCAGGTCagagattttgttttacttgtggagaTCCCGATCATCTAATGCGGCAGTGTACTTCACAAAGGGGTCGTGGTGGGCCTCGACCTAATTCTTCATTCCAGACTAGACCACCAGCACCACAGGGTAGAGGTCGTGGCAGAGTTCAGTCAGGTAGAGGTGATAGAGTTTCTAGTAGTGGTGTTGCAGCTCAGCAGAGTGGGGGTAGAGGTACCACCCAGGATGGAGGTGGACGAGGAGGCCACtgctatgctttccccgggagacctgaggcggagacctctgatgctgttattacag AG CTGGGTCCAGACTTGAcatttgaggaggagcctatagctATTTTGGATAGGCAAATTCGAAAGCTTAGGACCAAAGAGATTGCTTCAGTGAAGGTGCAATGGAAGCACCGATCAGTGGGAGAGGCAACTTGGGAGACTGAGTCTGACATGCGTGCCAGatatcctcaactttttgaagcttcaggtactttcttttactttatgttcgaggacgaaaatgatttttag